CGAGCTTGCGAGAAAGATGCCGGCACTCGGATTGGGCCAGGTACCAGCTTGAGCTTCGACGCGGACCTTCCAGTTTATTGATATGCTCTCGCTTTATCGCCTTGAGGCGCTCAAGAATTAACCTATCACGCTCATTCCAATCGACTCGTCGGTTCTCCGAACGTGTTGATCTTCTATATTTATTGTTGATGGCATTTAGCCAGTTTCGATCATTTCTGTAAAGCCAGACGTAAACTGGGTCGCCGCCTGATTTTCGCGATTTCCTGGTTCCTTGCTCTTTAACCATCTCAAGCCATGCTTTGCGTTTGGTATGCAAAACAGATTGCGAAATATTCTTCGATGGGAAATAGGCTACCTGATGTTTTTGGGCGATTTGCTTTCGGGCCTGAGAAATCACATCTTCAAAATTCCACTCCGTCCCCAGCAGTGTTTCCAAGATTATTATGTGTTGCAGGAAGCTGTGTGACTTCCTGTGCTTTCGCATGAAAAGGCGTAACCAGTTGGACTTGTTGTCGGTGACGGGAATACCCAATTGGGCAAGGTGTTGGGGTGTCCAGGAAGAGAGGACTTTGTGCTTGAGGAGATCGTAGATGACTTTGCTTTTTCTGGTGATGTCGGCTGCATGAGCAGTTTGTGTGTAAAAGAGGCTCCATTGCTCAAGGCTGGGGGATCGCGCAGGCGGCAGATCGAGAAGTTCTTTCACTCGCCTCTCTATACGTTTTCCAATGGGAGGACTGTTCGAGTTGGCGGGTAAACACATCATGGTCGGGGTTAGGGCCACATAGGCATGTCTGTGGTAATTATGCAGTCTGTACTGCGTGTCGCACAGGTAGCCGTGCTTGAGACAATGGCTGCAACCCGGAACCTGCCACTGACGTAGCCAGCAGAGCTCCCCATGCTCTATGAGTTGGTCTTCCAGACATTGGGGGCATACCCGGAGGTACTCAGGCTGGCGAATCCGAGATGTCGTGACGCCTAAGCCCACATGGACTGCCCCTTTAGCTCGGTGGGTCATCCAATCAAGGGCTGCGAGTCTCCTGTCTTCCGGTATGAAGGGAGCATAAAGCGGGAAGAGGGTATGCTTGTACACCATACTTTCGGCGGTAAGACCTAATGACTCCGGGTATTGTTTGGAGATGGCCTCTATGTGGGACGGCAGATCAATCGTGGCCACGACTTTTCTGTCGCCAAAGACTGCATCGAGGAGCTGCTTGGGACTTGTTATGCCAAAATGGACTCCTGCTCGTGCCACAACGCTATAAAGCAGTTCGTCCGGATACGGCACGGGGAAATTGAGCATACCGCTACCCTGTTTTGTTCAGCCAGTCCTCCAACCTGAATATCACGGAGTTTTTGCTCAAATGCGCATGGAGAGATTTCTTGTCAGCTTGGGAGTACATGAATCGTAAGTCGTCTGATTCCAACGTGTGCCAGTCTTTTTGAGGGACGGACTTGGTTTTCAGCCTTTTCTTTTGAGGCTTTTCATCAGACTCATAGCATTCCAGTGCTATTGATACCAAATCTTTTGTGGTGAGGTTCGGGTGCTCTTCAACTATGCGCCTTACAAGTGGAACGACTGCATCGCTCTCAAAGTCCATGCCTATCAGTAAGCTGTGAAGCCGTTGTGCTTGAGAATTCCCTTGATATGGATCAGAGGCACGGGGCTTTGATATGGCCGCTGTAAGCTTGGTTAATTTGTTCTCGATGTCAGGAATCATCAAGTCCGAAAATTCCGCAATCCGATCTGGGTCGCCGGACCGGAGGGCTGCCAGCATTGGGTGCACCGGCTTCAATTCGTTCTCATAGACCTTTTTTAGGATGTTGACTGTAATACGTTCTACGCCGGTCACGATTGCCCTGAGTTGGGCCAGAACGAATAGTTTGACGACAATGTCCAGAACTCCCTGCGACAGGTCGTACCAACAGTAACGAACGTCATCAGTCAGGACTTCATCCCGGTTCCGGAGCCACTGGTAGGTCCACAATTTATCCGTAAAGGCTTTCCATTCAGTAATTCGAGGCTTGCCCGTTACGGAATCTATGGCCTGGGCAGGGGGCTTCATCGGTTCCCAGAGAAGTGAACCGAGGCCTGCACTTCGTCGACCGGAACGCAAGTCTTGTTCGAAAATCGGCCGTGCTTTGGGAGTTCCCACGAATACGACAGGTAAGCCAATAGTGTTCACCAAGGTGACGAAAAAATTGAGCATCTTTTCGACGCCGCCAGACCGCTTGCGGCTGAGATGTTGGATTTCGTCTATGACAAGCACGCCGATGGCATGAGCGTTTGCCACCTGACTCATCTGGGCCAAAAGGGTCTCTATCCCATGCCGCTTCTTGACGTATTTTGTTTCATAGTCCGTGCCCACAGCTCCGTCCAGGGCCCTGAAAAAATTGATACACAAACTCTTCAAAGAACCATCGTGCGGGCAATCCACTTTGAGGTAAACCACTTGGGTAAAATTATGGACCTCATGAAAAATTACTGGCGGGTACGCTGAAAGGATTCTGTTCAGTGACGTGCTTTTCCCGCTTCCAGAACATCCGATCAGCGACAAGCTTGATGCAGTGGATTTGACTTGATGGAAACGAAAAACATCCAAATCACCAGTCATGATACGCTCATATCCATTTTGCATATGGCTATTGAGCGATCCGTCTATGAGATTTCTTCCGACGTATCCCCTCCTGATCATAATCGAAAGTTTTTCTTCCAACTGTATGTGAGATGCAAGCGGCTGAAAAAAGTCATCCAGCAACGCGGCAATCATATGTGCCCTGTCACGTCCTTCTGCAAAAATGTCTTTGAGGTTATACTGGACGATTCCTGTCATGCTAGCCCTGACCTGCTCAATTGAAAAAGTTGATGGCAGGGCCTCGATAAAGGGATTCCCTCGATATTGAGAAATGGTAGATTCCTGATATCTCGCTTTTACATGTCCAGATGGGAGCGCCATTTAATTCTCCTCGTCGCCAAAAAGCTCTTCAATGAAGTCGGGATACTCGCCGCTTTCAACCTCATTGCCATGTAAAGGTGTGACTGTGGCCCCGGCAGACGTGTCCCGTTGAGAGGGCTTGCTGATCAAGGGGTTACGTTCCCGACGCTTCTCCTGCTCCTTGTTCGTGCGAATGCTGCCGATCCTTCGAGCATTACTCATGCCGTCAGTCTCAGGAGCCCGCTCCTCGGCGTCTTTGATTTTATCCGCGATAAAGCGTTCGTGCTTTCGCTTTTGCGTTTCCATTTCCAACCGACTTTGGGCAGTGACTTTTTTCTGCTTATCCTTGATTCGCCAGACATCCCAGAAGGAGGCCCCGGCAAACTCCCGTGAGCGTTGCGCCAAATTGCATTGCCAATATTCACCGCTATTTTGCGACGGGAACAGGTAGATGGTGTCTGCTGAGGATGGATCGTATGCCGCTTGCAACCCGACAGGCCTGCGCACCCCTTTGCCCCTGTGGAGCCAGCCGCGTTCGACGATTTCCTTGGAAGTGTAGTGAACGCCGAAGGCGGATACTCCCAGCTCGGATACGGTAGCTTTCGTTCTCGGCATGAGGCTGATGCGGATTGCTTCCTCTGAAGCCGTCCTCAGGCGTCCTGTACGATTTTGGATGCCCCAATTCCATAGCGAAAGCGGGGTCATGACCAAATCTGCCGGCATGTCCGAATCGCGGTCGTATTTTTCCAATACATCATATTGGTTATGCATCAGAACAGAGGAGAGGATGATTTCTTTGAAATCTCGTACGGTGAGTTTGGCGTCCAGTCGGTAGTCTCGGCCACCACGCTTCTTTACGAGAGTCTTCTCGACAACGCCGGGCGCAAATGGCTTGAACTCGGCCTGAATCGTCCGGAAGTTTCGTTCGACAATGCCTTTGGCGTCACCACGGTATGGGGGAGTGTTCTCGATCCTGACCGAAAAGCATGCCTCCAGCGATTCGATCTGATGTCCAAGCAGCTCCCCTCTGTCGGCCAATATAGCGTCCGGCAAACCGACTGTGGGCCATTCTTCTTCGGTTATTTCAAAGCCGTATTCTTTGCAGAACTGAACTTTGTCCGTCATGGACACGACGAGTGC
Above is a window of Pseudodesulfovibrio tunisiensis DNA encoding:
- a CDS encoding TnsD family Tn7-like transposition protein, with protein sequence MLNFPVPYPDELLYSVVARAGVHFGITSPKQLLDAVFGDRKVVATIDLPSHIEAISKQYPESLGLTAESMVYKHTLFPLYAPFIPEDRRLAALDWMTHRAKGAVHVGLGVTTSRIRQPEYLRVCPQCLEDQLIEHGELCWLRQWQVPGCSHCLKHGYLCDTQYRLHNYHRHAYVALTPTMMCLPANSNSPPIGKRIERRVKELLDLPPARSPSLEQWSLFYTQTAHAADITRKSKVIYDLLKHKVLSSWTPQHLAQLGIPVTDNKSNWLRLFMRKHRKSHSFLQHIIILETLLGTEWNFEDVISQARKQIAQKHQVAYFPSKNISQSVLHTKRKAWLEMVKEQGTRKSRKSGGDPVYVWLYRNDRNWLNAINNKYRRSTRSENRRVDWNERDRLILERLKAIKREHINKLEGPRRSSSWYLAQSECRHLSRKLEKMPLSAAFLESNSEDVASCQIRRVIRAMINDDSHSGEMPYWRLLRLSGLSEQRMYERTRQFLHYLGWSK
- a CDS encoding AAA family ATPase is translated as MALPSGHVKARYQESTISQYRGNPFIEALPSTFSIEQVRASMTGIVQYNLKDIFAEGRDRAHMIAALLDDFFQPLASHIQLEEKLSIMIRRGYVGRNLIDGSLNSHMQNGYERIMTGDLDVFRFHQVKSTASSLSLIGCSGSGKSTSLNRILSAYPPVIFHEVHNFTQVVYLKVDCPHDGSLKSLCINFFRALDGAVGTDYETKYVKKRHGIETLLAQMSQVANAHAIGVLVIDEIQHLSRKRSGGVEKMLNFFVTLVNTIGLPVVFVGTPKARPIFEQDLRSGRRSAGLGSLLWEPMKPPAQAIDSVTGKPRITEWKAFTDKLWTYQWLRNRDEVLTDDVRYCWYDLSQGVLDIVVKLFVLAQLRAIVTGVERITVNILKKVYENELKPVHPMLAALRSGDPDRIAEFSDLMIPDIENKLTKLTAAISKPRASDPYQGNSQAQRLHSLLIGMDFESDAVVPLVRRIVEEHPNLTTKDLVSIALECYESDEKPQKKRLKTKSVPQKDWHTLESDDLRFMYSQADKKSLHAHLSKNSVIFRLEDWLNKTG
- a CDS encoding transposase family protein; translation: MFRVNEVLKYDERLFRVLSVLGTHLVWIDMEEPKAFPSLVSADDLMKAIDDETLSRAKDPYAELAMEMPEQGSTAQIKRDNNYALVRKVADDPEYYDRKTLTARIKDVLATGKISKPYLYKLLRRYWQRGQTPNAMLPDYKNSGGKGKRRLAPDKKLGRPRKFTPGIGAIIDAQSERLFRMAIDKYLLKDKGCSFPYAHRRFKDLYEQYFPDVEESEMPTRRQMQHFYQSEYQLPETLRKRTSSIEYNKDVRPMSSTANVDALGPGSRYEIDATIADIYLVSDSDRRNIVGRPVIYFVIDVFSRMITGLYVGFENASYPAALQALVVSMTDKVQFCKEYGFEITEEEWPTVGLPDAILADRGELLGHQIESLEACFSVRIENTPPYRGDAKGIVERNFRTIQAEFKPFAPGVVEKTLVKKRGGRDYRLDAKLTVRDFKEIILSSVLMHNQYDVLEKYDRDSDMPADLVMTPLSLWNWGIQNRTGRLRTASEEAIRISLMPRTKATVSELGVSAFGVHYTSKEIVERGWLHRGKGVRRPVGLQAAYDPSSADTIYLFPSQNSGEYWQCNLAQRSREFAGASFWDVWRIKDKQKKVTAQSRLEMETQKRKHERFIADKIKDAEERAPETDGMSNARRIGSIRTNKEQEKRRERNPLISKPSQRDTSAGATVTPLHGNEVESGEYPDFIEELFGDEEN